Proteins encoded together in one Leptolyngbya sp. CCY15150 window:
- a CDS encoding ferritin-like domain-containing protein yields MKDLNTDQTTTLLNTIMEFELAGVVRYTHYSLMVTGPNRIPIVDFFKAQAAESLLHAQQVGEILTGLEGHPSLKIAPMEETFQHTVHDILQESLNHEQKALLLYKELLTVVEDASIYLEEFARTMIGQEELHNIEIKKMLRDFS; encoded by the coding sequence ATGAAAGATCTTAATACCGACCAAACCACCACCCTGCTCAATACCATCATGGAATTTGAACTCGCTGGCGTGGTGCGCTATACCCACTATTCCCTCATGGTCACCGGCCCAAACCGCATCCCCATCGTGGACTTTTTTAAGGCCCAAGCTGCCGAGTCTCTGCTCCATGCCCAACAGGTAGGTGAAATTTTAACGGGATTGGAAGGCCATCCCAGTTTGAAAATTGCCCCGATGGAGGAAACGTTTCAGCATACCGTCCACGACATTCTCCAGGAAAGCCTCAACCACGAACAAAAAGCCCTGTTGCTCTATAAGGAGCTTTTAACCGTGGTGGAAGATGCCAGCATTTATCTGGAAGAGTTTGCCCGCACCATGATTGGTCAAGAAGAATTACACAACATCGAAATTAAAAAGATGCTGCGTGATTTTAGCTAG
- a CDS encoding M48 family metallopeptidase, producing the protein MNTSLLASRIPNAIASLSRSALWLRMVMVGSLVTGGTLWSLAAIAQPTSEPDKTRENLSPTIASDSAHGLEHQPVRHLSYLERKEERSLLVYGDGAWPGDSQALHLSPVTMETDETIQTLDRHAQAPDSEALEPLDMSPSSSDVPPVEASTSPVAAPPVDDPASLIEVEATPEGEHVTPDDADLSLENPEEADKPRTPTTSAKPEAADEDSPTSRQQLLIHADRLFQQGRREEAEVLYRQAKGQGFTRAEDRDRPLPYRDPAQLSPAAGVYWREALEGQTSNLETRILVPLELLTETEPAFIPGHLLYAEMLSAYDRHADAVLVLERAVNLYPHDAELAQARVAALVADEQWLEASLAARQFSLFNPDAETAEEMGILADDYLGRFQSRLRNRLRANAIANVFTGAIGYALTGGLFGPFSALETTMLMLRGESAVGEAIANRALNRLDMVEDEEVVAYVNEIGHGLAELAGRDEFDYEFYVVRDETLNAFALPGGKIFINAGAILQSESEAELAGLIAHELAHAVLSHGFQLVTQGNLTANLLQVVPYGGLGTNLLVFSYSRDMERQADELGTRLLASSDYAADGLQNLMVTLQQEQSDRPVAPVWLSTHPDTSERIDRMTDQIQTNGYNPYRYEGVERHLQMQARVAALLETSPEFVSTPKKPRI; encoded by the coding sequence ATGAATACATCACTCTTAGCATCCCGGATTCCTAACGCGATCGCTTCCCTGTCTAGGTCTGCTCTTTGGCTACGGATGGTGATGGTGGGTAGCTTGGTAACGGGGGGAACGTTATGGTCTTTGGCAGCGATCGCCCAACCGACCTCTGAGCCTGACAAGACGCGGGAGAACCTATCTCCCACCATAGCTTCAGACTCTGCTCACGGGCTGGAGCATCAGCCGGTTCGTCATCTGTCCTACCTGGAGCGGAAGGAGGAGCGATCGCTCTTAGTCTATGGCGATGGGGCCTGGCCTGGAGACAGCCAGGCGCTGCATCTGTCTCCTGTGACGATGGAAACGGATGAGACGATCCAGACCCTCGATCGTCATGCCCAAGCGCCTGATTCGGAAGCGCTTGAGCCGCTAGATATGTCCCCAAGTTCCAGTGATGTGCCGCCGGTTGAGGCCAGTACATCACCAGTAGCTGCCCCACCAGTTGATGATCCTGCGTCGTTGATTGAGGTCGAGGCGACGCCAGAGGGAGAACATGTAACGCCAGATGACGCCGATCTAAGCCTAGAAAATCCTGAGGAGGCCGATAAGCCTAGAACACCGACTACTTCCGCCAAGCCAGAGGCAGCGGATGAGGACTCTCCCACGTCCCGCCAGCAGCTTTTGATCCATGCCGATCGCCTCTTCCAGCAAGGACGGCGGGAAGAAGCCGAGGTGCTGTATCGCCAAGCTAAGGGGCAGGGGTTCACCAGGGCAGAAGATCGCGATCGCCCCTTACCCTATCGCGATCCGGCCCAACTGTCTCCGGCGGCGGGGGTCTACTGGCGGGAGGCTCTGGAGGGCCAGACCAGCAATTTAGAAACCCGCATTTTGGTGCCGCTGGAGCTGCTGACAGAAACCGAGCCCGCGTTCATTCCCGGCCATTTGCTCTATGCGGAGATGCTCAGCGCCTACGATCGCCACGCCGATGCCGTTTTGGTTCTAGAGCGAGCGGTGAATCTATATCCCCATGATGCCGAGCTGGCCCAGGCGCGGGTAGCAGCTTTGGTGGCCGATGAACAATGGTTGGAAGCCTCGTTAGCTGCCCGCCAATTTTCCTTGTTCAACCCCGATGCGGAAACGGCGGAGGAGATGGGCATCTTGGCGGATGACTATCTGGGACGGTTTCAGTCGCGACTGCGCAATCGACTGCGGGCCAATGCGATCGCCAATGTGTTTACCGGGGCGATTGGCTATGCCTTGACTGGGGGCTTATTTGGGCCATTTTCGGCTCTTGAAACGACGATGTTGATGCTGCGGGGCGAGTCAGCGGTGGGAGAAGCGATCGCCAACCGTGCCCTGAACCGTTTAGATATGGTTGAAGACGAGGAGGTTGTGGCCTACGTCAATGAGATTGGCCATGGATTAGCAGAACTGGCTGGACGAGATGAGTTTGACTATGAGTTTTACGTGGTCAGAGACGAGACCTTGAATGCCTTTGCCTTGCCGGGGGGCAAAATTTTTATCAACGCTGGAGCCATTTTGCAAAGCGAGTCGGAAGCCGAATTGGCAGGCCTGATTGCCCATGAACTGGCCCATGCCGTGTTGTCCCATGGGTTTCAACTGGTGACCCAGGGCAACCTGACGGCCAATCTTCTGCAGGTGGTGCCCTACGGCGGGCTGGGTACCAATTTACTGGTGTTCAGCTACAGCCGGGATATGGAACGCCAGGCCGATGAGTTGGGCACGCGCCTTTTGGCAAGTTCGGATTATGCCGCCGATGGGTTGCAAAACCTGATGGTGACCCTGCAACAAGAACAAAGCGATCGCCCCGTTGCCCCCGTTTGGCTATCCACCCACCCAGATACCTCCGAGCGGATTGATAGGATGACCGATCAAATCCAGACCAACGGCTATAACCCCTATCGCTACGAAGGAGTCGAACGTCATCTACAGATGCAGGCGCGGGTGGCGGCCCTGCTGGAAACCTCGCCGGAGTTTGTATCTACTCCTAAAAAGCCTCGGATATGA
- a CDS encoding TM2 domain-containing protein, whose product MAQFSIMSSMNNKTVAYILWAVWPLTGLAGLHRFYNKRYVSGFVWLITFGLFGIGQIIDLFYIPDMVEAHNADIRAKLGMSPYGVPLNGSNTPAQVMPPARPRTADQLMVELAKAAHNHNGRLSVTQAVIATGCTFDEAEKTLRTMFKSGYVGLANDPDSGAVVYEFVEL is encoded by the coding sequence ATGGCACAATTTTCGATCATGAGCAGCATGAACAACAAAACCGTCGCCTACATTCTCTGGGCAGTCTGGCCCCTAACTGGGCTGGCGGGTCTCCATCGCTTTTATAACAAACGCTATGTGTCTGGCTTTGTTTGGTTGATCACGTTCGGGCTCTTTGGAATTGGGCAAATCATCGACCTCTTCTACATTCCCGACATGGTCGAAGCCCATAATGCTGACATCCGAGCGAAGCTAGGCATGTCTCCCTACGGAGTGCCGCTCAACGGTTCTAACACGCCCGCCCAAGTCATGCCCCCCGCACGCCCCCGCACGGCTGACCAATTGATGGTTGAGCTAGCTAAAGCAGCCCATAACCACAATGGCCGACTATCGGTCACCCAAGCCGTCATTGCCACCGGCTGCACCTTTGACGAAGCTGAAAAAACCCTGCGCACCATGTTTAAGTCCGGCTATGTCGGGCTAGCCAATGATCCCGACTCCGGCGCGGTGGTCTACGAATTTGTAGAGCTGTAA